CGACCACGTCAGTGAGCCGGGTCGGCCGGGTCCTCTCGGACAGCGGCAGCCGTGAGGCGAGGGCCATCACGGCGGCAATCCCTTCCGGGCTTAAGCGGCGCCGCCGTCGGGGTCCGGAGGGCCCCAAAGGCTGAGTACGTGGCCCCCCTCCTTCCGCTCGCGGAGGTCGCCGTGAACGCGCGAGCGACCATAGAGGGACGGCCGCTCCCCGGCACGACACGCTGGGCGTCCGGTATCGGGCTTTCCTTGGCCTTGCCGACCGGCCCCGCACCCGGCGCGGAACGTCAGCTCGCGACGCTGGCGCGACACGCCCGGTCCCGGGGGGTGACGGTCTTCGAGATCGGAGAGGGCAGCGTCGGAGCGCGGGTCGAGCGGACCCTCGCCGCGGCGTTCCCAGCGCCGGATCCGGAGCTCCTGCTCATCGGGCGACGTACGGGCCCGACGGGGGAGAGCCCACCGGTCCCGCGCGGCGGTGGGACCGGCGCGAGCCCGAGCGAATCGCTGCGACGCTCGATCGAAGAGAGCGGGCGTCGCCTGGCCCCGCACCGACTTGGACTCGTGATCTGGGAGCCGACCGGCGAAGGGACGGGCTCGCCCGCCGCCATTGCCGGCGAGCTGGAGGACCTCCGCCGGTCGGGCGATATCCTCGGGGCGGTCCGGTGCGTCGCGCCGGCGGCCGATGGGGAGGTCGTGCTGGATCCGCCGGACGGACCGGCGCTCTTCGCCGGCGCGTTGTCCCCCCTGGACCACCGCCTGGTCGGTCCCCTCGCCGGACGCAGCGCCCGGGCGCCGACCGGTTTCTTCGCGCTCGATCCGATGGCGGCCGGTCGGCTGGACGGTCGCCGTCTCATCGCCGCCGCCAGCGAGCGTCGGCCGGAGGCCGGACCGGTGAGCGTCCGGGACCTCCACCGGGAATTCGACCCGGTCCTGCGGCTCGGCTTCCTGACCCAGGGCGGCCGCCGTACCCTGGCGCAGGCGGCCATCGGCTTCGCCCTTCACTGGCCCTGGGTCACCTCGGTCCTCGTTCCCCTGCCGTCGCCCGAACGGCTCGAGGAGGTCCTTTCGGCCGGGTCCGTTCCCCCCATCACCGACGCGGACGCGGACCGGATCCTCGGGGCCGCGCCCGACGGCGACCCTCGGCGGGACCCGGGCTCAAATAGCCCCGCTCGCTCGAAGCCCGGATGATCGCCGAGGGCGAGATCGCGCCGTCCTTCCAGGGCACGACGCAGCACGGCCAGCCGATCGACCTCGAGAGCTACCGCGGCCGTCCCGTGGTCGTCTACTTCTACCCGAAGGCGAACACCTCGGGCTGCACGATCGAAGCGCGGGGCTTCGCCACCCACTACCCCGAGCTCCGGGCCGCGGGGATCGACGTGATCGGGGTGAGCGTCGATAGCGTCGACCGCCAGCGCGGCTTCGCCGAGCGGTGCGGCGTCCCCTTTCCCCTGATCGCGGACCACGACCGGGCGATCTCCCGCCGCTACGGCGTGCTCGGGGTCTTCGGGATGGCCAAGCGCGTGACCTTCTTCATCGGCGCCGACGGCCGTGTCGAGGAGGTCGTCGCCGGCATGATGCCGGGCCCGCACGTCGAGCGGGCGGTGGCGCGGGCCCGGTCGGCCCGATCCGCGGGTCCGCCGACCTAGTCGAGGTCGAAGTACAGCTTCACGGTCGCGTGGTACTCCGCGACCTTCTGGTCCTTGATCAGGCCCTCGAGCTCGGTGACCCGGAACCACCGCAGGTTGCGCACGGTCTTGGCGGCCGTCGTCACCGCGTTCTGCGCGGCATGCGCGAATCCGTCGTTCGAGATCCCCACCACTTCCGTCACTTTCTGGACCATGGGCCCACCGGCCGCGGGGACGCGCCCCCCCGCTATAGCGCCAGCGCCCGCCGCACAAGCGTCTAATCGGCCGCGGGGTTCGCGGGCCCCGAGGTCCCCGTGAAGATCCGCCGCGTCGAGCCGATCGAGGTCGCCGCCCCCGCCGACGAGCTCTCCTCGCCCTGGAGCTCGACCGTAATCCTCGTCAAGGTCACCACGGCGAACGGCGCGGTGGGCTGGGGCGAGGCCCCGACCACCCTGATGACCCATCCGGTCGCGGCCAGCGTCGCGGAGGTGGCCCGTTTCTACGAGGACCGCGAGCTCTCCGAGCAGGCGGCCTGCCTGCGCGAGTTCGAGCGCTACTCGTTCTACCGCTCCCGCTCGATGGAGGCGACGAGCGCGCTCAGCGCCGTCGACATCGCCTGCCATGACCTGATCGGCCGGGAGCTGGGAACGCCGATCGCCACGCTGCTCGGCGGCGCCATCCGCGACCGGGTGCGCGCCTACTCCAACGGGTGGTACTCCGACTGCATCGAGCCGTCGGAGTTCGCGGCGAAGGCGCGGGCGATGGTCGCCGCCGGCTTCCGGGCGTTGAAGTTCGACCCGTTCGGCCCGGAGTACCGGACGCTCTCGCCCGAGGGGCTCGCGGCCGCGATCGCCCGGGTGCGGGCCGTCCGGGAGGCGGTGGGGCCGCTCGTCGATCTCCTGATCGAGTACCACGGGCGCTTCCTTCCCGAGGCCGCGATCCGCGCGGGCCGGGCGCTCGACGAGCTTGCCCCGCGCTTCGCGGAGGAGCCGGTGCTGCCCGAGCTGTGCGACTCCCTGCGCGAGTTCCGCCGCAAGGTGCGCACCCCGGTCGCCCTCGGCGAGCGCCTGCTCACGCCCGCCGACTTCGAGAGCTTCCTCTCCCGAGGCCTCGTCGACATCCTGCAGCCGGACATCACGAACTCGGGCGGGTTCACCTACGGACGGGAGATCGCGGGCCTCGCGGCCGCGCGCGGCGCGCCGGTCGCCTACCACAACGCCTTCGGGCCCGTCCAGACGGCGGCGACGCTCCAGATCGACGCGGTCCTGCGGACCTTCTTCCTCCAGGAGAGCTTCGAAGCGAGCTGGCCGGACTGGAAGCGCTCGCTCGTCCGGGGCTACGCCATCGAGGGCGGCGAGTTCCGCATCCCCACCGGCCCCGGGCTCGGCATCACCGTCGACGAGAAGGCGGTCGAGCGATTCCGCTCCGAGGCGATCGAGCCGATCGGCCCCGAACCGCCGTGGGTGATCGCGGGAACCTGGGTCCGTCGCGCGTCACCGGGCTCGGCACCGGCCCCGGCCCGCCGCGCGCGCCGGTGAGCGGGCCGCCCCGCTAGCCCGGTCCCACCGCGTTGATCGTCACGTAGAGCACGAGGTTCGAGCCCGGCGTGGACGGGGCGATCAGGAACAGCTGGAGGCCGGCGTCGTCCTGGCCGGCGGTGACGGTCGCGGGCAGCGTCGGGATCGTCTTCGCGAGCGTGAACGGCGTCAGCGACTGCGCCGAGTAGAGGGTGTGGCTCTGCGTGTCGAAGTTCTGTAGGATCACCCAGATCGAGAAGTTCTGGCCGGGGCTCAGCGAGATCGGGTAGCCGTTCGCCCCGCCCGTGATGTTGAAGACGCTCGGGCCGAACCAGGGCTGGCCGGACGCCGTCGTGCCCTGGACGATCTGCACCTGGGTCCGGGCGATCGTCACCGTGGGCGGGGCCTTCCCCGGAAGGGTGAGGACCCCGAAGGCGATGAGCGCGAGCAGCACGATCAGGACCGCCGCGCCGATCGCGATCAGGATCGTCCAGAAGTGACGACGCAACCGCTTCACGGCGACCTCCCCCGCTCGCCCGAGCCCGCCGCGGCCCTAGTGGGGCGGGGCGAGCGAGTAGACGGGGATGGACGCGAGCAGCGTCGAGGGACTGCCCGTGTACTGCAGGTAGATCGTGCAGGCGCCCGGGTCCGTGAAGCACCAGGGCGGGGCGCCGTGGTAGTCGTCGGAGTCCAGGCACTGCGTCACGCCCATCTTGCAGTCGTCGTAGTCGAGCGGGTAGCCGCCGTTGTGGATGTAGAGCAGGTAGGTGTCGCCGGCGGCCAGCGTGGTGTTGTCCCCCGTGATCGGGATGAACATCCCGAGCCGGTTGTAGGCGGTCCCGAACGCGCCGCCGCCGTAGCCGCCCGCGTGGAAGCTCGCGCACCAGCCCAGCTCGGGCGCGCCCGCGGGGGGATCCGAGGTGAGGCCCGGGAACCAGGTCATCTGCGCGAGCGTGCCGGTCACGAGCGTGGTGATGTTGCCACCGCTGCTCGCGTTGTCGCAGATGAAGGTGAGCGTGATCTGCGAGAGCAGGATCACGTTGGGCGAGTAGGTCGAGACGATGATCTGGCTCGTGTTCATCAGCGAGTAGCCGCCGTGCGGAGGCGTGTCGGTCGGGTCGCCCCAGACCGGGTTCGACCCGCCCGTGCGCAGCACGAAGTTCACCGCGGGGTACGCCGGCGGGGTCGTGATGCGGAACGTCCAGAGCACGACGCCGGCCGTGAGCGTCATCGCGACGAGCAGGATCGTGGCGATGATCGCGGCGACCCCCCGGGGTCCGGCGCGCCGCCACCGACGACGGTACATTCACGCATTTATCCGCATCGGGAGTTATCAACCTTGTGGGCCCGCCGGCGCGGGCCGACGCTCCTGAGATCCCTCGACAGCCGCCAGAGAGGATCGAACTCCCGACCTGCTGATTACAAATCAGCCGCTCTCCCAACTGAGCTATGGCGGCACCGTCGGACGGCGCCGGAGGTCCCGGCGCGGGACTTATAGGGTTCGGTCCGCGCGCGCGATGCACCGGGGGCCGGCGGCCCGGCCTAGGCGCGCACCGGCGGCGCGGTGTCCGGCCCGGCCCCGGCTGTGCGCGCGGTGGCCGGAGCCCGGGCCGTGGGGGGCGCGCTCGCGACCATCGGGAGCGGGACGCCCCGGTCGATCGGCCGGTCCGAGCTCGGACCCCGGCGCCCGACCCACCAGCGCCGCAGCCAGAAGCGAACGTCCTGGTGGTACATGTTGCCGTAAGGGCACGCCCCGACGCAGTCGCCGACGCCGCAGCACTTCGTGCTCCGGTACTCGCCGTCCCGCCGGAAGTACAGCGGCATGTCGACCAGGCCGACCGGGCAGGCCTTGGCGCAGTCGAACGTCGTGCACTGCTGGCAGACCTTCTTGTCCTTGACCTTGAGCCGGAACAGGCCGATCCGGGCGAACGGCAGCGTGAGGGCGCCCCAGTGGCAGAAGCCCGTGGTCGCGCAGTTGTACGTGCCGATGAACGGCGTCGTGACGAACATCGCGAACCAGACGCCGCCGAAGTAGAGCTCGACCGGGAGCGGCAGGGCCGCGGTGTCGAACTCTCCGTTGGCCACCTGGACGGCCGGCAGGAGCTTCAAGAAGGCGAGCACGGAGATCGCGAAGAGCGAGGCGAGGGCGACTCCGGAGGCGACCACGTAGCCGGTCGACAGCCGGCTGCCGAGGAAGTACTGGCCGACCTTCGAGCTCTGGTTGAACCCGCGCATCTCGCTCATCGCGGTTCCCTGGTACATCAGCGCCGCCCCGCACATCACCGAGCAGACCGCCTTGCGGCCGAAGAGCACGGTCAGGACGCCGACCGA
This region of Thermoplasmata archaeon genomic DNA includes:
- a CDS encoding peroxiredoxin, whose product is MIAEGEIAPSFQGTTQHGQPIDLESYRGRPVVVYFYPKANTSGCTIEARGFATHYPELRAAGIDVIGVSVDSVDRQRGFAERCGVPFPLIADHDRAISRRYGVLGVFGMAKRVTFFIGADGRVEEVVAGMMPGPHVERAVARARSARSAGPPT
- a CDS encoding archaellin/type IV pilin N-terminal domain-containing protein; translated protein: MYRRRWRRAGPRGVAAIIATILLVAMTLTAGVVLWTFRITTPPAYPAVNFVLRTGGSNPVWGDPTDTPPHGGYSLMNTSQIIVSTYSPNVILLSQITLTFICDNASSGGNITTLVTGTLAQMTWFPGLTSDPPAGAPELGWCASFHAGGYGGGAFGTAYNRLGMFIPITGDNTTLAAGDTYLLYIHNGGYPLDYDDCKMGVTQCLDSDDYHGAPPWCFTDPGACTIYLQYTGSPSTLLASIPVYSLAPPH
- a CDS encoding dodecin family protein — protein: MVQKVTEVVGISNDGFAHAAQNAVTTAAKTVRNLRWFRVTELEGLIKDQKVAEYHATVKLYFDLD
- a CDS encoding mandelate racemase/muconate lactonizing enzyme family protein, which produces MKIRRVEPIEVAAPADELSSPWSSTVILVKVTTANGAVGWGEAPTTLMTHPVAASVAEVARFYEDRELSEQAACLREFERYSFYRSRSMEATSALSAVDIACHDLIGRELGTPIATLLGGAIRDRVRAYSNGWYSDCIEPSEFAAKARAMVAAGFRALKFDPFGPEYRTLSPEGLAAAIARVRAVREAVGPLVDLLIEYHGRFLPEAAIRAGRALDELAPRFAEEPVLPELCDSLREFRRKVRTPVALGERLLTPADFESFLSRGLVDILQPDITNSGGFTYGREIAGLAAARGAPVAYHNAFGPVQTAATLQIDAVLRTFFLQESFEASWPDWKRSLVRGYAIEGGEFRIPTGPGLGITVDEKAVERFRSEAIEPIGPEPPWVIAGTWVRRASPGSAPAPARRARR
- a CDS encoding aldo/keto reductase, with product MTVFEIGEGSVGARVERTLAAAFPAPDPELLLIGRRTGPTGESPPVPRGGGTGASPSESLRRSIEESGRRLAPHRLGLVIWEPTGEGTGSPAAIAGELEDLRRSGDILGAVRCVAPAADGEVVLDPPDGPALFAGALSPLDHRLVGPLAGRSARAPTGFFALDPMAAGRLDGRRLIAAASERRPEAGPVSVRDLHREFDPVLRLGFLTQGGRRTLAQAAIGFALHWPWVTSVLVPLPSPERLEEVLSAGSVPPITDADADRILGAAPDGDPRRDPGSNSPARSKPG